Proteins encoded by one window of Xiphophorus couchianus chromosome 13, X_couchianus-1.0, whole genome shotgun sequence:
- the LOC114155451 gene encoding ADP-ribose glycohydrolase OARD1-like, protein MNMGKTEELYQSTNWILKYVTGDLFSCPRDESLAHCISEDCRMGAGIAVMFKKKFGRVSELKEQKKLPGQCAVLTHDQRFIYYLITKKKASQKPTYVNLRQSLEDMKSHCLENGVNSISIPRIGCGLDQLQWSKVSKILEQIFKETHISITVYSLPCVGSKLQMHAV, encoded by the exons ATGAACATGGGCAAAACTGAGGAACTCTATCAATCAACCAACTGGATATTAAAGTATGTCACCGGAGATTTGTTCTCCTGTCCACGCGATGAATCCTTGGCCCACTGCATCAGTGAAGACTGTCGCATGGGAGCAGGCATAGCGGTGATGTTCAAGAAGAAGTTTGGTCGAGTCTCAGAGTTAAAGGAGCAGA AGAAGCTGCCGGGGCAGTGTGCTGTCCTGACACATGATCAACGTTTCATCTACTATCTG atcacaaagaaaaaagccaGCCAGAAACCCACGTATGTCAACCTAAGACAGAGTCTGGAAGACATGAAATCTCACTGCTTAGAAAATGGTGTCAATAGTATATCAATACCTCG AATTGGCTGCGGCCTGGACCAGCTGCAGTGGTCAAAGGTGTCAAAGATCCTGGAACAGATCTTTAAAGAGACACATATCTCCATCACAGTGTACAGCCTGCCCTGTGTTGGGTCAAAGCTTCAAATGCATGCCGTGTAG